In Leptolyngbya sp. NIES-2104, the genomic window ACACTCGCACGATATCGCTTGCAGAAATGTGTGCATTTCTATCAGCTTGGATCTCAACGGGGTCGAGTCGAATTACATAGCAATCTCAGCACGATGGTCTATCGCCCGATCGCGCCTGCTCATTTGCAATTAACGTTTCAAGCCCGCTACACACTGATTGAAGACTTTCTACAAGGGTTCTACACTGAATCACTCAGAGCTTTCCGCCGCGAAAATGAGCTTGCCGATAACTATCAGCCGCGTACCCGATTAGAACTCGCGGAATACATGGCATTCACTGAACAATATGCAAAACGGCGAATTACTTTACCCACTCAGCACAATCAGCAGTTAATTATTCTACGTGCTCAACGGTTTGCCAGTCGCCAACCTCAAGAAATTGCTGTGGACATCGAAACAGCAATGGAAACGGCAAAAAGCGATGAAACTGAAGCTTATGGACGTTCTGGAATCATGCAGATGATTCGCGAACAGATGGTATCAGAAAAAGCTGATCCCTCAGAATCGGTCTTGCGCGATCGCGTTGTGGTCGAACTGATTCACTACCTCGAATCTCAAGATCAAAAAGACTGTGTAGACTATCTCACACTGAAGCTTCAAGATCTCTCAGTCCCAGAGATTGACGAAATCTTAGGTTTAACGCCGCGCAAACGGGACTATCTACAACAGCGGTTCAAATACCATGTGGATAAGTTCATCACCTCTGGAAATTGGAAATTGGTGCATGAATGGTTAGGAGCCGACCTCGATCAAAACCTAGGATTGTCTCCGAATCAGTGGGAAGCCTTCACGGATACACTCTCTGAGGAACAACATCACCTGCTGGAATTAAAGCGATCGGGAGTCAGCGATCAGGAAATTGTGCAGATTCTCAAATGCACCGCAAAACAGCTACAAAAACGCTGGGGAACTTTGCTCGATTCAGCCAAACAGCATCGAAATCAAGCAAAGTAAGCGTTTAATTCTTGGTAGTGCGAATGGGATGGAATGATCCATCCCATTTTTTCTAGCGGCACAGCGTCGGAGCTTTCCGAGAACCAATATTGATGCGATTGAAGCTGGAGAGATTCAACGTCGAGGGACTATATGATCCTAAATTGCCTCGATCGCTCCATGCAGCAAGCTTTAGATATCCAGCCGGATCAAATGCTCGATTCTGTCTAGCAGCAGGATTCGCAAATCGAGCGGGAGGATTCACAACCCCAGTGACTGTATTACCTTGAACGGTTCCTGTGATGCACATTGAATCATCACTTGGACGCGCAAAGAACCCAACAATCTTATTTCCAGTTTTGGTAAACAGGAAAGTATAAGCTCCTTTCTCAAGCAATTGTTGATCAGTCACATTGAAAGAAGGTGCACCATTCCAGACTCGATAAGAACCATCTGCGAGTTCAGCGATCGACGCTCTCGCCTGAGATCCTTCCTGGCGACACACCAACAGATCATTGATCGGTTTGAAGCCTTGAGGATCGCTAAATCCGCGAAGTTCAGTCAAGTACTTCGGATCTTTCAGCATTCGATCGCGGGCGGCTGCCAATGTGGTCCTGTAGAAAATCATCGTGCGTTCTTGCTCGATCGTCACCGGAGGCTGATCCGCGCTGACCGGACTGGGCAAATTCACATATCTGAATGTGACATCTCCGCCTTTTTCTTCGACATCGAGCAGATTACGCATCCCCAAAGGACTGGGCTGATTTTCACGCGGCTGAATTTGGCAGCGGGTCACGACTTCAGCTTTTGCGGGAGACGATACAGCAAGAAAACTAACGCTTGCAAGTAAAACACCGAGATTGAGAAACTTGGACATAAGAAGCAATGAAAAAAACCTTTGAGATATTACGCGATTTTCAGCACATTGATGCAATTCGCGTCATAGAAACTTATGATTTTTCTGGTATTCACAATTAAAAAAGCTAGATCTCTCTGATTCTCGGAGACAGATCTAGCTTTTTAAGTCGAAGAAAAGCTCGGCGGCGTGAACTTTATCGATCGAGAATTATTCAGCCGCTAAGAAGATGTTTGAGAAAGTTATCGTTCGTTGCCACATCCCGCCCTGAAATGAATTTCGGGCTAATCGGTGCAAGTCCTTTAAAAAGGACTAAGAATTTGAAAATAACTCTTAGTCTACTGAAGTAGACTTTCCACCATTATCCCGAAATTCATTTCAGGGCGGGATGCAATCGAAGCGGAAAGGCTTTTTATACTTCTCAAATACCCTCTAACATCTAAATCCCACCTATGCAGAAGTTGCAGGATTCTGGGGTTGAGATTGAGGATTCAGAGAAAACATCACCCGTGACAAACCACTCGCAAAGATGCTCGCACCGACCAACGTTCCAAGCAACCAAGGTGCATTAAACGGATATTGAAACCAGATATAAGCTCCTAAACCTGCGGTCACGATCGCATTTCCAAGCAGCCACAGCCAGTTGTTCGCCTTGTCACGTAGACGAAGTGCTAGAACAAGCTCAAATCCACCTTCTGCCAGCAAGAAGCTACCTAGCAACAAGGTCAGCGTCAAGACTCCAGTCAAAGGAGCAACCAACAGCATCACGCCAGTCGCAATATAGAGCGCACTTAACAAAATCTTCCAGAGAAATCCACCTTGCTCACGAGTTTGTACCGCGTAAACGAGCTTTGTGAAACCTGCGGATAAGACGATTAGTGCAATCCAGGTCTCGCTCACCAAAGTTGAGAACACAGGCGCAACCGCACATCCCACTCCTAATGCAATCAATAAAATCCCTGTCCAAAGCGCACCATTTTTGCTCTTGGGTTGTTCAATACTGGTTGTCATAAAATTTTCTCCACTGCATGGATTAGTAACATTCATTAGAGTAGAAAAATGTTTATCGATCGATAAGTCCCGAAAGAAAGAGATTAGGATCAGTACAGCGAATCAGCACAAAATCTTTCTAGGGTATGACTGGTTTTCACTAAAGAAAAGCAACTATTAAAGGTAATCAGAATAACAATTCTGTAACGACTGTTTAATCTTATGTGAAGGGTTAAAGCTGTGTTAGAGCGAAAAGGGCGTAAAATACTGGCAGTTGATGATACCGCAGATAACTTATTATTGTTGCAAGTTTTCCTAGAGGCAGAAGGTTTCGAGGTCGAGGTTGCAAATAGTGGCAGCATTGCCCTTGATCGACTTCAGTGCTCATTACCTGATCTAGTTTTGCTAGATGTCATGATGCCAGGAATGAACGGGCTGGAAGTCACGCAAGAGATTCGATCGAACAATCGCACTCTGCCGATCTTGCTCATCTCTGCTCACGACAGGATGCAGGTACAGCCTGGATTAGATGCAGGTGCGAACGGATATATTCAAAAGCCGATCGACTTTACTCAATTGCTGTCTCGCATTGAAGCGTTAACCGCTTAATCCAGGGCGAATCGGATGAAATTCATCCGTGATGCACCCTGGCTTAAACTACTGGACTAATCCCGTTCTCAACGCACGAACCGCAACTTGGGTTCGATCATCAGCACAGAGCTTGTTCAGAATGTTCCGAACGTGAGTTTTCACGGTTCCAACAGTGATATATAGCTTTTCTGCGATTTGAGCATTACTGCAACCATCGACAATCAGCTTCAAGACTTCTAATTCGCGCTCTGTCAGTGGGTAAGCTGGAATAAAATCTTCGTCCGACAGTCGATTAATCGAAATCGTTGCTGCTTCGGGCGATTGTTGATTAGAAGTGTAAGCTTTTTGGGTTTGATGGAGAACCACTCGTGCGATCGCGGGATCGATCCAAGCATTTCCGCCTGCGGTTGTCTGAATTGCTTGAGCTAATTTATCAATGCTGGCATCTTTCATGCAGTAAGAATCCGCCCCCGCAGCAAACGCTGCTAGAACGGTATCTTCGCTATCCTGCATGGTCATAATCAGGATTCTCGTATTGGGAGATTCTCCCGCTGCTTGAGCTTGTTTAAACTGTTGCGTGAGATCAATTCCAGTGGAATCTGGAAGCCCGATATCCACGATCGCCACGTCGGGCTGAGAAGTTCTGAGCAATCTTAGCCCTGACTTAGCATCACGAGCATCTCCGATGACTTCAAACCCTTCTCTTTGCTGTAGAGCCGCTCGAATCCCCACACGGGTCAAATCGTGGTCTTCAATTAAAATGACTCGAATCATGCCTCTTGCCAAGCCTCAATATTATGATCAATGTCCGTTGTGGCTTTGTGATGCTACGACGGGTTTTATTAGTAGGAAGATTCTAGGTTGAATCTTGAAGTAGAGGGATCTATCTTGAGTGGTCACTATTTAGAGAGAGACTCTGCCTCCGGAGAGAGACATTTGATTGTTCTCAAGTTCAATTAGAGAGATTCATTAGGCTGGCAAGGAGTACGGGGTGCGACGGGTAGAACGGTTTGCCCGTCGCACCCCGAAAGGTTCAGTGATCCGATCAAGCAAATCCGCGATTGAGTGCCATTGCTCGACGGACGGCTGCATCCGCATTTACCATTCCGTTCCCAGTGAAGCGATCGTATCCCGTTGTTCCTAAATCGATCGCGCTCTGAGATAGAATCTGCTTGATTTGAGCGGCAGTCAGATTACGATTGGCGCTCCAGACCAGAGAAGCGACACCCGATGCATTTGGCGCTGCGGCAGATGTGCCATTAAAGCGATCGCCTTCTCCCATAAAGTAATCACTGACAGTCAACCCGTTTCCTCTCGCTGCTACTACTTCCGTCGGTGCCATCAGCGTCAGTCCATTGCCATACTGTGATCCCCACCAGTCATATTCAAGTCGCTGACCTGGATCACGCGGAATACCATCTCGATCGACGGTTCCCCAAGACGCTCCGACAGCAATCACATTGCCGTACAGTGATGCCAACGTCGCAGGATAAGCAAGCCCTTCTCGCCCTACATTCCCAGTATTACCAGCAGCAATCACAAACAACACATTTGGATTGTTCGCTACCATTTCGTTCAGAGCAGGATACAAGTCAGTAATGCCAAAGGTAGACCAGCCCAAACTCATGTTGATCACCAAACGCTGATTTGTGCGATTTGCTTCAGTGATCAGCGTCTGGGTTGCTTGAACCAGTGAGTGATCGGTCGCATCCCCACCCAGGACATCGACTTGAAAAACTTGAGAATTCCAGTTGATCCCACTCATGCCGATGCCATTATTGGTCGCTGCCGCGATTACCGATTGAACAGCCGTTCCATGTGAGTCATCGCCGCGATCGATGTCCTCGTCATAGTAGTTGTTTGCTGGATTGCCCGTCAGCCTCAAATCTGCGTGAATTCTGCCATTGCGATCAGTTGCGAGTCCAGTGTCTTGCACACCGATTGAGACTCCTGTAGAACCAGTTGTAAAACGCCACGCATTGTGAACGCCCATCATGAATAAGTTCCACTGCTGATTGAACAAGGGATCATTCGTGGTGACAGAAAGATTGATTGTGCGATCGGCAAATTGAATCGCGTCAATTCCTTCAAATAAAATCTGCCGTCCATCGCTGAAGTTAATCGCATCAAAAATACGGCTTCCTGTTCCCGAATTGTAAGCAACTCCGCCCGAACCAGAATTGGCAAAATTGAGGCTTACGCTAGTGGATGCGATCGATGAAAGATCTAATCGATCGCGAGAACCGCTCCCAAAATCGACGTTTCCAAAACCAGAAATGACCGTTCGAGTAGCAGTGGGGCGAACGGTAAAGCGATCGGCTCTGAATGTTCCAGTGATGGTATCAGTAGTGCCGTCTCCTGCCCCACCTGCATTAATCGATAAGGTGTAAGGCGTACTGTTCGCGCCGTTGAACGAGTAGACCCGGATAAAGTACGTTCCAGCGCTCAACATTCGCACGATCGGTTCATTGCTTGTGCCCGATCGATTCGAGGTTGCGATCGTGGTTCCTGAACTGTCTAACAGTTGCAAATCGGCATCTGCACTGAGATTGTTCAGCGATAGATTGAGATTGCCAGCACTCACAAGATTGAATCGGAAAAAGTCGTTGGTGTCTGTGCGGCTGATACTGTCTGACCAGTTGCGAACTCCCCAGGTTAAGGTACCGAGATCATGCGCGGTCGATCGCGTATTGCCGGGATCAGTTGTGCTAGTAGTTGCTTGCACTCTGGGGCTAGAAGCCGTATTGCTACTGATGGAGAAAGGACTAAATCGAGCCATTCGAGGTGTGAGAAAATTGCTCGATCGAGGATGTAACCCGCCTTGCCCCCGGTTGTAAAAGATTTCATCACTGCTTTGAGCGAAAGACATCGAGAAATTCCGGTAGTCGTTCAGCCCGACTCCGTTCTGCAAACTGTTTTTAAACATGAAACGCTTGACCGATTTACCTAAAAATGGAGGGCGGTTTCTGATTTCTCAGCAAGAACTTTGAAGTTACTTGCGATACACTGGGCGGCAAAGCGCGGTTCCAAACAGGTTTAATCGATGGGAGGGGACTTCCCGGAACTCTTGTTGCATCTATAACATGGGCATTTAGAAGGATTGCGTAGATGCTCAACGGGGAACTTCATGAGAAGTTAATCTTCGATCAGTATCGACGGCTAAAGCGCGAAGTCTTACAGGCAATAGCAGGTATCACGATCGTAAAAGTCTTTTAACCTTCAAAATCGACTTGAGTAAATATAAATTGAGAAATCGATCAAAAGTGGCGATTGCTTGTTTACTTAAATTGGCTGATACAGCGTTTTGGCGTACTGAGGAGAGGATTATGGCAAAAACCGTAAATTCAGCGATGATTGATGATAAGACTCCACCCGATGTCATCATTCGAGCAGAGCCGCGTCAACCTGAATCTGATCCGACCTTGGGCATTCCAGTGCAAGTCGATCGACAAAGTACCCCGAAACATCGATTAGTGACGATCGGAGATTCGCTCACGCATGGGTTTCAAAGTGGTGCAATTTTTCACACGGATCTTTCCTATGCGGCGATGATTGCTCATGAACTGGGTTGGAAAGAGTTTCGCTATCCCACCTACAACAGTCCAGGAGATGGCTTACCGCTCAATCTAGAAGCGTTAGCTCGAAATTTAGAAAAGCAAGTAGGCGATGAGCTAACCTGGTGGAAAATTCCCTCTGCACTGCTGGAAACACGAAAGTTTCTAGACCAAAGTGAGGACTTCTGGGAGCGTGGAGCCGGATCTCAATTCTCAGCTAGAGGTGAAATCAATCATAATCTAGCTGTCTATGGTTGGGATTTGCGGAATACTTTGTCTCGCAATGCTGATATTTGTCTGGATATCTTACGCAGCAGTCCACTAAAAGATAACTTCATTAGACAAGTGGTGGATCATCACAATGAACGTTCGGCAGTTCGTGTCTTGAACACAGCACGCGATGCAAATGGAAAAGCACTATCACCGCTTCAAGCTGCACAAGCTTTGTCGGATGAAGAAATTGAGACGCTGATTATTTTTATCGGTGCAAACAATGCTTTAGGAAGTATTCTGACGTTCAATGTGCAATGGTCGGATGTGGGTTACGATGACATGGATATTAACGATCGCTACACGGTTTGGCGACCGATTCACTTTCAGGCAGAGCTTGATCAAATTGTCGAACAAGTGAAGCAAATTCGCGCCCGTCACGTCATTTGGTGTACAGTCCCGCACGTCACGATCGTTCCTTTTGCCCGTGGAGTCGGTGAGAAAGTGACTCCCCAATCCCGCTATTTTCCCTATTACACGTTGTTCTGGATCAAAGATGAACCTTTCAAACCTTCTAAGCATCCTCATTTAACTGCAAATGAAGCAAGAGCGATCGATAGTGCGATCGATCAATACAATGATTCAATTGCGAACGCAGTTCGAGAAGGTCGCAAGCAAGGAAAAGATTGGTACTTATTTGAAATGGTAGAAGTGCTCGATCGATTAGCATCACGCCGCTTTTTTAATCAACCTCAAGTACAGCCAGAGTGGTGGTCTCCGTATGAACTACCGCCTGCACTTCAAGCTTTGAACCCTGTTCCTGATTCACGCTTTTTCCGCTCGAATGCACGCGGACGGATTGAAGGTGGATTGTTCTCGCTCGATGGTATTCACGCAACGACAGTCGGCTATGGCGTGATTGCACAGGAATTGATTAAAGTGATGCAGACTGCTGGAATTGATTTTTATGATGCGCAAGGACAAAAGCGATCGGGAGAAGTGCAGATTGATTTCGATCGATTAACTGCGATCGATACCTTAGTCTCCCGACCGCCTCGACTGATTC contains:
- a CDS encoding S8 family serine peptidase codes for the protein MFKNSLQNGVGLNDYRNFSMSFAQSSDEIFYNRGQGGLHPRSSNFLTPRMARFSPFSISSNTASSPRVQATTSTTDPGNTRSTAHDLGTLTWGVRNWSDSISRTDTNDFFRFNLVSAGNLNLSLNNLSADADLQLLDSSGTTIATSNRSGTSNEPIVRMLSAGTYFIRVYSFNGANSTPYTLSINAGGAGDGTTDTITGTFRADRFTVRPTATRTVISGFGNVDFGSGSRDRLDLSSIASTSVSLNFANSGSGGVAYNSGTGSRIFDAINFSDGRQILFEGIDAIQFADRTINLSVTTNDPLFNQQWNLFMMGVHNAWRFTTGSTGVSIGVQDTGLATDRNGRIHADLRLTGNPANNYYDEDIDRGDDSHGTAVQSVIAAATNNGIGMSGINWNSQVFQVDVLGGDATDHSLVQATQTLITEANRTNQRLVINMSLGWSTFGITDLYPALNEMVANNPNVLFVIAAGNTGNVGREGLAYPATLASLYGNVIAVGASWGTVDRDGIPRDPGQRLEYDWWGSQYGNGLTLMAPTEVVAARGNGLTVSDYFMGEGDRFNGTSAAAPNASGVASLVWSANRNLTAAQIKQILSQSAIDLGTTGYDRFTGNGMVNADAAVRRAMALNRGFA
- a CDS encoding response regulator transcription factor; protein product: MIRVILIEDHDLTRVGIRAALQQREGFEVIGDARDAKSGLRLLRTSQPDVAIVDIGLPDSTGIDLTQQFKQAQAAGESPNTRILIMTMQDSEDTVLAAFAAGADSYCMKDASIDKLAQAIQTTAGGNAWIDPAIARVVLHQTQKAYTSNQQSPEAATISINRLSDEDFIPAYPLTERELEVLKLIVDGCSNAQIAEKLYITVGTVKTHVRNILNKLCADDRTQVAVRALRTGLVQ
- a CDS encoding HetZ-related protein, with product MKAKSTKVPQPDSALLTAPDTTDSQVNRTEELANQLASELAIELKTSGNTIACVALRIATEVDRICAKSDRIQSSGQISSWRLTLARYRLQKCVHFYQLGSQRGRVELHSNLSTMVYRPIAPAHLQLTFQARYTLIEDFLQGFYTESLRAFRRENELADNYQPRTRLELAEYMAFTEQYAKRRITLPTQHNQQLIILRAQRFASRQPQEIAVDIETAMETAKSDETEAYGRSGIMQMIREQMVSEKADPSESVLRDRVVVELIHYLESQDQKDCVDYLTLKLQDLSVPEIDEILGLTPRKRDYLQQRFKYHVDKFITSGNWKLVHEWLGADLDQNLGLSPNQWEAFTDTLSEEQHHLLELKRSGVSDQEIVQILKCTAKQLQKRWGTLLDSAKQHRNQAK
- a CDS encoding response regulator transcription factor, with the translated sequence MLERKGRKILAVDDTADNLLLLQVFLEAEGFEVEVANSGSIALDRLQCSLPDLVLLDVMMPGMNGLEVTQEIRSNNRTLPILLISAHDRMQVQPGLDAGANGYIQKPIDFTQLLSRIEALTA
- a CDS encoding HdeD family acid-resistance protein, which encodes MTTSIEQPKSKNGALWTGILLIALGVGCAVAPVFSTLVSETWIALIVLSAGFTKLVYAVQTREQGGFLWKILLSALYIATGVMLLVAPLTGVLTLTLLLGSFLLAEGGFELVLALRLRDKANNWLWLLGNAIVTAGLGAYIWFQYPFNAPWLLGTLVGASIFASGLSRVMFSLNPQSQPQNPATSA